Proteins from a single region of Psilocybe cubensis strain MGC-MH-2018 chromosome 3, whole genome shotgun sequence:
- a CDS encoding Protein MSS51, mitochondrial, translated as MRFPRPLALRCRPPAPQRTRSLFNFLRAKKPPSTEPVPVLSEDNLFHPFSKSPFPAVRARGEAIKQLAPCPVCASSHGHIHAHTKAQPKAVKHECPDCGWPTHCSEEHWAEDEEHRKYCSRLREANEDEHDLRSGRRMREFEMPGPQGYEETVSLANWDVFWYTRNFPSMDTERSRRHASKLLTYPITIGGALHQHSGLTLSNQRVTPEGSRSLAALRSTLHVPPGAPETDEAAVGKPQVRIFILGARAESSLPPHVWEQLCMLFPSTHFHLFFIGPQVSLPKPPKATVAPTMAKKAESAKLAEAPDQSEMREEKVTYLPNVYQPPTPQPIERLKRTRSSLERYGVPSYTVPYTPQLTITGMQANYADVHAQFQHTLDPYSDLFFFFSPGFGFPSPDSFSENGEPLLQIASPTEWGPVLPMLLASKCPIFVTGFSPTDVERDVRSLSTAPEVAGEFEWVITPGPNSFGSEKWEVADFDPRVMVKTNWGIWAIRGKSRDVQEQRSIFSSILPRLA; from the exons ATGCGTTTCCCTCGACCGCTTGCTCTCCGCTGTAGGCCACCCGCTCCCCAACGTACCAGGTCCCTATTCAATTTCTTAAGGGCAAAGAAGCCACCGTCCACAGAGCCAGTTCCAGTTCTCTCCGAAGACAATCTATTtcatccattttcaaagtcgCCGTTCCCTGCTGTGCGTGCGCGTGGCGAAGCTATCAAGCAGCTAGCGCCGTGTCCTGTATGCGCATCGTCCCATGGTCATATCCATGCCCACACTAAGGCGCAGCCCAAAGCCGTGAAACACGAGTGCCCGGACTGTGGCTGGCCAACCCATTGCTCAGAAGAGCATTGggcagaggacgaggaacACCGTAAATATTGCTCTCGCTTGCGTGAGGCCAATGAAGATGAGCACGACCTCAGAAGCGGACGACGGATGCGAGAATTTGAGATGCCTG GTCCTCAGGGTTATGAAGAAACAGTATCACTCGCCAACTGGGATGTCTTCTGGTACACTCGAAACTTCCCTTCCATGGATACTGAGCGTTCCCGGAGACATGCCAGTAAACTTCTGACCTACCCCATCACGATCGGGGGAGCTCTACACCAGCATAGCGGTTTGACCCTAAGCAATCAAAGGGTAACACCGGAAGGCAGTAGGTCATTGGCAG CACTACGAAGCACCCTACATGTACCCCCAGGTGCCCCCGAAACTGACGAAGCCGCGGTCGGGAAACCCCAAGTCCGGATTTTTATACTCGGTGCGCGGGCGGAATCCTCCCTTCCGCCTCACGTTTGGGAACAGCTTTGCATGCTCTTCCCCTCTACTCATTTTCACTTGTTCTTTATCGGCCCCCAAGTGTCGCTCCCTAAGCCACCCAAAGCTACAGTTGCGCCTACCATGGCAAAAAAAGCAGAATCGGCAAAGCTCGCTGAGGCCCCAGATCAGTCTGAAATGAGAGAGGAAAAGGTCACATACCTTCCGAATGTATACCAACCCCCCACACCTCAACCGATTGAACGTCTAAAACGCACTCGGTCTTCGCTTGAGCGATATGGCGTCCCATCTTACACTGTCCCGTACACGCCCCAACTTACAATCACTGGCATGCAAGCCAATTATGCTGACGTGCATGCTCAGTTCCAGCATACTCTGGATCCCTACAGcgatctttttttctttttttctcctggATTTGGATTCCCCTCTCCCGACTCGTTCTCGGAGAATGGTGAACCACTGCTACAGATCGCATCACCTACGGAATGGGGCCCCGTGCTCCCTATGCTCCTGGCCAGCAAGTGTCCCATCTTCGTTACCGGATTCTCCCCTACTGATGTTGAGCGAGATGTTCGCTCACTCTCCACGGCCCCTGAAGTTGCGGGTGAATTTGAATGGGTCATCACTCCAGGCCCGAATAGCTTTGGGAGTGAAAAATGGGAAGTAGCCGACTTCGACCCTAGAGTCATGGTGAAAACAAATTGGGGTATATGGGCCATCCGAGGAAAGAGCAGAGATGTTCAAGAACAAAGAAGTATATTCTCTTCGATCCTTCCTCGTCTTGCGTAA
- a CDS encoding Endothelin-converting enzyme-like protein (Endothelin-converting enzyme homolog): MARPSVDEEQTPLLRDFGDDRPEQNTTNESNFGDRIHAIAQEPLTPLTKILLVLGLVLLLTSSIFIGLFAGAQHKLGLDHGGGEHKTVTVTLTSTSVSTSTSISTTTEPVPPEPTKEPSEKRCLEPHCIILSASILSSIDTSQDPCENFYDFANGGWLKSHPLPPDKPSFGKFEALAQENKQIIRTILESSTSVSPLDDQILTKLRDFYSSCMDEDKLDEIGTAPLRHLVDTLRKLYRGNDTDITAADAGAINVKGLTAALAFIHSRGIEGLFSFDIEGDVGVDPNHMVLWFNQPGLGLPSKEYYEEQAILEVYNIVLERLLITLTEEEEESADSHSQSSVLTTNEEHNVWPPWPWPPWGGDDDSDKKPVNRTLEAQKLAKKVVKFESKIAQASLDLDIIQQDPVATYNPVPLANLTDTITQIHFPTYFSAFTPRSYPDTVILTYPDFAASLSNILNETSADVVEAYLITRVALSLSPYLGRSTEAWQAHRTLLEALTGIKKGAVGDRSEQCIGQVENSLGFASGRFFVNETFGGDSRDKGTKVITDIVESFKTSLKDIDWMDAQSAKAAAEKADAIRVKVGFPISPDTRNPRSIISYYRDVKANKLDFFGNVLSAGASSTFKTWSQLGKSRDLNTWEMYPSTVNAYFNPPSNEIVFPAGILRPPFFSVEWPNYLSYGAFGQVAAHELTHAFDSAGRLYNQEGKLKQWWTNATSEGFKVKQDCIVEQYSGYAIDDGKGGKVHVNGNLTSGENIGDTGLIQAYRAWKAQFHTSEKAGTEYLLPGLNYTREQLFFISFARIWARASSTAAAVQRIRTDPHSPTRFRVDGTVSNIPAFAQIFKCSRKAKLNPPNEDRCIFWS, from the exons ATGGCGAGGCCATCTGTAGATGAAG AGCAGACTCCGTTGTTAAGAGACTTCGGAGACGATCGACCAGAACAAAATACAACCAACGAATCCAACTTTGGCGATCGCATACATGCCATTGCTCAAGAGCCACTTACACCCCTGACGAAGATCCTTCTCGTACTCGGACTTGTTTTGTTGCTCACAAGCTCT ATCTTTATAGGCTTGTTTGCTGGAGCACAACATAAGCTGGGGCTGGACCATGGCGGAGGCGAGCACAAGACAGTTACAGTGACTTTGACGTCAACTTCTGTATCCACATCGACATCCATCAGCACCACAACCGAACCTGTACCACCGGAGCCGACTAAGGAACCGTCTGAA AAACGATGTCTTGAACCTCACTGTATCATTCTATCTGCCTCGATTTTATCTTCCATTGATACGTCCCAAGATCCGTGCGAGAATTTTTACGACTTTGCCA ATGGTGGATGGCTAAAGTCTCACCCTTTACCCCCTGACAAACCCAGCTTTGGGAAATTTGAAGCCCTTGCCCAAGAGAACAAACAAATAATCCGGACAATCTTGGAGTCTTCCACGTCTGTTTCGCCACTGGATGACCAAATTCTCACCAAGTTGCGCGATTTTTATTCGTCCTGCATGGATGAAGATAAATTGGATGAAATTGGTACTGCACCTTTGCGCCACTTAGTTGATACTCTTAGAAAACTATATCGTGGCAACGACACCGACATTACGGCTGCTGATGCAGGTGCTATCAACGTCAAAGGCCTAACTGCGGCTCTTgctttcattcattcaagAG GCATCGAAGGGTTGTTTTCATTTGATATTGAGGGCGACGTTGGGGTTGATCCAAATCATATGGTGCTTTGGTTCAATCAACCCGGACTGGGACTTCCTTCCAAG GAATATTACGAAGAACAAGCAATACTCGAGGTCTACAACATTGTTCTGGAGCGACTCCTCATTACACTTactgaggaggaagaagaatcgGCCGACTCACATTCACAAAGTTCTGTCCTGACTACGAACGAAGAACACAATGTCTGGCCTCCATGGCCTTGGCCCCCATGGGGAGGGGACGACGATTCCGACAAAAAACCCGTGAACCGCACGTTGGAGGCCCAAAAACTCGCTAAAAAAGTTGTAAAATTCGAGAGTAAAATAGCGCAAGCAAGTCTTGATTT GGATATCATACAGCAAGACCCGGTCGCAACCTACAATCCTGTTCCTCTTGCTAACCTCACAGACACAATTACTCAGATCCATTTTCCAACATATTTCTCAGCCTTTACTCCAAGGTCATATCCTGATACAGTCATTCTTACTTACCCCGATTTTGCCGCTTCTCTTTCTAACATCTTGAATGAAACATCTGCGGATGTTGTTGAAGCCTATCTTATCACACGAGTTGCGCTTTCACTTTCTCCATACCTCGGTAGGAGTACAGAGGCTTGGCAAGCACATCGTACACTTTTGGAGGCATTAACCGGCATCAAGAAAGGAGCTGTGGGTGATCGGTCTGAGCAATGTATTGGACAGGTGGAGAACAGCCTCGGATTTGCTTCTGGTCGTTTCTTCGTCAACGAAACCTTCGGCGGGGATTCCAGAGACAAAGGCACAAAGGTTATTACTG ACATTGTTGAAAGCTTCAAGACATCTCTGAAAGACATTGATTGGATGGACGCGCAATCTGCTAAAGCCGCTGCCGAGAAG GCGGACGCGATCCGTGTAAAGGTTGGATTTCCCATTTCGCCCGATACTCGCAATCCTCGCTCGATTATTAGCTATTACCGCGACGTTAAAGCGAACAAACTTGATTTCTTTGGAAATGTTCTGAGTGCAGG CGCGAGTAGCACCTTCAAAACATGGTCACAACTTGGAAAATCTCGTGATTTGAATACTTGGGAAATGTACCCGTCAACGGTCAACGCGTACTTCAATCCACCTTCAAACGAG ATTGTTTTTCCAGCTGGAATTCTTCGCCCACCCTTCTTTTCCGTGGAATG GCCCAATTATCTTTCCTACGGCGCTTTCGGACAAGTAGCTGCACATGAATTGACT CATGCATTTGACTCTGCTGGTCGACTCTACAACCAAGAAGGAAAATTAAAACAATGGTGGACCAATGCGACTTCTGAGGGATTCAAGGTTAAGCAAGACTGCATTGTAGAACAATATTCTG GATATGCTATCGATGACGGAAAGGGCGGCAAAGTTCATGTCAAT GGAAATCT GACGTCAGGGGAGAATATCGGAGACACTGGCCTTATTCAAGCATATCGCGCATGGAAAGCCCAATTTCATACCTCTGAGAAAGCTGGCACCGAATACTTGCTTCCTGGCCTGAATTACACAAG GGAGCAATTGTTCTTCATCTCATTTGCGAGAATATGGGCGAGGGCCAGTAGCACCGCTGCAGCC GTACAACGTATTCGTACTGATCCACATTCGCCAACTCGGTTCCGGGTAGACGGAACTGTTAGCAATATTCCTGCATTTGCCCAGATATTTAAATGCTCTAGAAAAGCTAAA CTGAATCCGCCCAACGAGGATCGTTGTATATTCTGGTCTTGA
- a CDS encoding Major facilitator-type transporter psiT2, which translates to MPFLNLIARWGTLEGRDNSKPLALAVLWISIAVVLAMTRVAFLAYSVNMLLIKRFTPDTSSLGTTMSLVQICICFSRAISPAFTSATYAFSVQYHIFGGYLWVIIMVLIGLTSSRFSATVVLESSKLYDV; encoded by the exons ATGCCGTTCTTGAATCTTATTGCCAGATGGGGAACCCTTGAAGGGCGTGATAACTCGAAACCTCTCGCCCTCGCAGTTCTGTGGATTTCAATTGCTGTAGTGCTAGCTATGACAAGAGTGGCATTTTTGGCATATTC AGTAAACATGCTCCTTATCAAACGATTCACCCCCGATACATCGTCGCTCGGTACGACCATGAGTTTGGTCCAAATTTGCATTTGCTTTTCTCGAGCAATCAGTCCAGCTTTTACAAG TGCTACATATGCGTTTTCTGTGCAATACCACATTTTTGGCGGTTACCTTTGGGTTATCATCATGGTATTGATAGGGCTAACTAGCTCCCGGTTCTCGGCAACGGTGGTTTTGGAGAGTTCCAAATTATATGACGTCTAA
- a CDS encoding putative peptidase C18A7.01 produces MVSKSNSNRSSKKFIPAVLALIVVSSWFLSPNTPHTPDIPGSLLSGVDFLDYSHLSSHCETISAIGISEYTARQIALAETLYALNASAYIAEPGANTHFYGNFSNSQWYLSERPLLLIISPEISESMDGQKILPRVTVLTPKFESARARMLPVPSPNGTVHYVEWAEEENPYAVVLSALPMSTAGSSKSRTIFVDNSIRKFIVDGLLRASEPQRNSTVPAVEVLSAPLDITQMRERKSEAELQILKGKGHTFSTYLFEVSHATLLAIREVHKNLYPGIRESQARSMMATALGAAGLKDGGCLTLFGENAALPHGSGTDRTLSKSDFALFDCTASLHGYYSDVTRTVALASAGISSEQLNIWRMVQSAQSIALAVAFDGTVTSTVDAAARAILELGGYRQYFTHRLGHGIGLEVHEPPYLRGGSNDIIRTGHTFSDEPGIYIEGKVGVRLEDCFYINEHGFGVYLTEGVGGQSKDPWNP; encoded by the exons ATGGTATCTAAATCGAACTCTAATCGATCTTCAAAGAAGTTTATACCCGCAGTTTTGGCTCTTATCGTCGTATCTAGTTGGTTCTTGTCACCGAACACACCTCATACACCCGACATTCCTGGCTCTTTACTCTCGGGTGTCGATTTTTTGGATTATAGTCACCTGTCCTCTCATTGCGAAACCATCTCTGCCATAGGCATTTCTGAGTATACTGCGCGTCAAATTGCACTTGCCGAAACACTGTATGCTTTGAATGCATCGGCCTATATCGCGGAGCCTGGTGCCAATACACACTTCTATGGCAACTTCTCAAACTCCCAATGGTATCTTTCAGAAAGACCCCTCCTTTTGATTATTTCTCCTGAGATTTCTGAATCCATGGATGGTCAGAAAATCCTACCACGAGTGACGGTCCTGACACCCAAG TTCGAATCTGCTCGAGCTAGGATGCTGCCTGTCCCCAGTCCCAACGGCACAGTGCACTATGTTGAATGGGCTGAGGAAGAAAACCCTTATGCCGTTGTTTTGTCTGCGCTCCCTATGTCTACAGCAGGGTCTTCGAAGTCACGGACGATCTTTGTCGACAATAGTATCCGGAAATTTATAGTGGACGGTCTTCTCCGTGCTTCAGAACCACAAAGAAACTCCACGGTTCCAGCGGTGGAAGTTCTATCAGCACCACTCGACATAACTCAAATGCGAGAACGCAAGTCTGAAGCTGAGCTCCAGATTCTCAA GGGAAAGGGCCACACCTTTTCTACTTACCTTTTCGAGGTGTCGCAT GCCACGTTGCTCGCTATTCGGGAGGTACACAAAAATCTGTACCCTGGGATCCGGGAATCCCAAGCCCGGAGCATGATGGCGACTGCCCTCGGCGCCGCAGGACTGAAAGACGGCGGATGCCTCACACTATTTGGAG AAAACGCAGCTTTACCTCATGGAAGTGGGACTGATCGAACTTTGTCCAAGTCGGATTTTGCATTATTTGACTGTACGGCCTCGTTACATGGGTACTATAGCGATGTCACTCGG ACGGTGGCGCTTGCCTCGGCAGGCATTTCGTCAGAACAACTCAACATTTGGCGGATGGTGCAGTCAGCTCAAAGCATTGCATTGGCCGTGGCTTTTGATGGAACAGTGACATCTACTGTGGACGCAGCCGCCCGAGCGATACTGGAGTTAGGAGGATACAGGCAATATTTCACTCACAGACTGGGCCATG GCATTGGTCTGGAGGTCCATGAACCTCCTTATCTGAGAGGGGGCAGCAATGATATCATTCGGACAGGACACACTTTTTCGGACGAGCCTGGAATTTACATAGAAGGCAAG GTGGGGGTGCGTCTGGAGGACTGTTTCTACATCAACGAGCATGGATTTGGGGTATACCTCACCGAAGGGGTTGGGGGACAAAGCAAAGATCCATGGAATCCATAA
- a CDS encoding Major facilitator-type transporter psiT2, producing MDQHTPLLDQNLPAQAPATATAPAGQLALLCAVRFIDPLTFTQIFPYINQFLSHLHLIEHQSQIGFYSGLVESTFAFFQLCSIYQWAHLSDSIGRRPVILAGTFGLAVATVFLGFAASLPAILLSRSLAGICSGIAAVLHAVLGELTNPSNQATAFPIYGLFWPLGNIVGPLIGGALADPAAQFPGVFDYPFFRDYPYFLPCFVTGMFALLVGVLVACYLEETLPSKRAGRNHSVLQESPSTVESTSPQVSSQVRFQPHLDAAGLNDAPPPMTMAQLLRIPVIRALTFSGVALCFTATAFDALFVLFCYTPIHLGGLSFSVRIYAHVILHQVTNPVLGIAHWLLPRRSGHIVHINSNIVPADPPHPYQSRKVI from the exons ATGGACCAACACACCCCATTGCTCGACCAAAACCTCCCCGCCCAAGCCcccgccaccgccaccgcccCCGCCGGCCAGCTCGCTCTCCTCTGCGCCGTCCGCTTCATCGACCCCCTCACCTTCACCCAGATCTTCCCCTACATTAACCAGTTTCTCTCTCATCTCCATCTCATCGAGCACCAGTCTCAGATCGGCTTCTACAGCGGCCTCGTG GAGTCTACCTTTGCCTTTTTCCAGCTCTGCAGCATCTACCAGTGGGCCCATCTCTCCGACAGCATTGGTCGCAGGCCCGTTATCCTCGCAGGAACTTTTGGTCTCGCCGTTGCCACTGTGTTCCTTGGCTTTGCTGCTTCCCTTCCTGCCATCCTTTTGTCTCGATCTCTAG CCGGAATATGCTCAGGGATTGCCGCCGTTCTTCACGCCGTCCTGGGTGAACTTACAAACCCCTCAAATCAAGCAACCGCTTTTCCAATTTACGGTTTGTTTTGGCCCTTGGGCAACATTGTTGG TCCCCTCATTGGTGGTGCTCTTGCAGATCCTGCAGCGCAGTTCCCTGGGGTTTTTGACTATCCTTTCTTCAGGGATTATCCCTATTTTCTTCCCTGCTTCGTAACTGGCATGTTTGCACTTCTTGTTGGTGTCTTGGTCGCTTGTTATCTTGAAGAAACACTTCCCAGCAAACGTGCTGGAAGGAATCATAGCGTGCTGCAGGAGAGCCCGTCCACTGTGGAAAGTACCTCTCCTCAGGTTTCCAGCCAAGTCAGATTTCAGCCGCACTTGGATGCGGCGGGTCTGAACGATGCACCTCCTCCAATGACAATGGCTCAGCTTCTTCGTATTCCGGTTATTCGTGCACTGACCTTTTCAGGTGTTGCTCTCTGTTTTACCGCTACCGCATTTGACGCACTTTTTGTCCTTTTCTGCTACACACCCATTCATCTTGGTGGTCTCAGCTTCTCtgtgcgcatatatgcacatGTCATCCTTCATCAGGTAACTAATCCAGTGCTAGGCATCGCACATTGGTTACTCCCTCGCCGTAGCGGGCACATCGTCCATATTAATTCAAATATCGTGCCTGCCGACCCTCCTCACCCATATCAATCACGCAAAGTTATATAA
- a CDS encoding Long chain acyl-CoA synthetase 6, peroxisomal, with translation MSISERVAQWPTVMPYDKQSVAVPGTKRPGQTAHYRNGIWGLVEETAPDLFVTLDQIFAEGLLKSKNKPFLGRRPILSTNPLKFAPTYTWQTYGEVDVKRRHIGSAVHTLFTQGVLGGGEYPTVGIWAPNCPEWQIVDIALQSYQKVSVSLYDTLGKDSVAYIIEHSHLTVIFATSEHIPLLLKTAHRVPMLKAIVCMDPLSAEASKLLREWSESQGLIFKEFAELEAFGKANYVEPIPAYPDLVASICYTSGTTNNPKGVVLKHKNLAVATHSNMYGLMLPEDACLLSYLPLAHIYERVCELCTIAVGGQIGYFTGDPLRLLEDAQILRPNFFPSVPRVLNRVYQAAMVGGNVPGLKGILFNKAVQTKLATLHQTGEVTHAFWDRLVFRKIQAVLGGRIKLVTSGSAPISSDVMDFLKIAFACEVAEGSGTVGPPQPINEIKLVDVPAMNYTSEDKPNPRGELCVRGANCFTTYYKDEKNTKETVDEEGWVHTGDVVELDSCGRVKIIDRVKNIMKLAQGEYVALEKIENVYSSTPLIAQIYVHSDGLQSFLIAVIVPDPVQFSGIVSSVTGNKVAPEDVAALAAACKDSRVISHVESLLMKIGKQNGLKGFEIVKRVHLSLTMFSVENNTLTPTMKVRRKDAYNMYKKELDALYALGEPSSKL, from the exons ATGTCTATCAGCGAGCGAGTTGCCCAATGGCCCACAGTCATGCCATACGATAAGCAATCCGTTGCCGTACCCGGCACAAAGCGTCCCGGCCAAACAG CTCATTACCGCAACG GCATCTGGGGTCTCGTTGAAGAGACCGCTCCTGACCTTTTTGTTACTTTGGACCAAATCTTCGCCGAAGGTCTCCTCAAGAGCAAGAATAAGCCGTTCTTGGGTCGCCGCCCCATCCTCTCCACCAACCCTTTGAAGTTTGCTCCTACGTACACATGGCAGACCTACGGGGAAGTTGATGTCAAGAGGCGTCATATTGGCAGTGCTGTTCACACACTGTTCACACAAGGTGTTCTTGGTGGTGGCGAATATCCGACTGTTGGAATCTGGGCTCCTAATTGTCCTG AATGGCAAATTGTCGATATTGCTCTACAGAGCTACCAGAAGGTGTCCGTCAGTTTGTATGATACCCTTGGCAAGGATTCTGTTG CATACAT CATTGAACATTCACATCTCACCGTGATCTTCGCAACATCTGAACACATTCCATTGTTGTTGAAGACCGCCCATCGAGTCCCTATGCTCAAGGCCATCGTCTGCATGGACCCACTCTCTGCCGAAGCCTCTAAATTGCTCAGGGAATGGTCTGAATCTCAAGGATTGATCTTCAAGGAGTTCGCTGAAC TCGAGGCCTTTGGCAAAGCAAACTATGTTGAACCGATTCCTGCTTATCCGGATCTCGTTGCATCTATCTGCTACACCTCT GGAACAACCAATAACCCCAAGG GTGTCGTTCTGAAGCACAAGAACTTGGCCGTTGCAACCCATAGCAACATGTACGGATTAATGCTCCCCGAAGACGCTTGTTTGCTGTCTTACCTTCCATTGGCTCATATTTATGAG CGCGTCTGCGAACTTTGCACTATTGCCGTTGGAGGGCAAATTGGTTACTTTACTGGAGACCCTCTGCGCCTTCTGGAAGATGCTCAAATTCTAAGACCCAATTTCTTCCCCTCCGTACCTCGTGTACTAAATAGGGTATATCAAGCCGCAATGGTTGGCGGCAATGTGCCAGGTCTTAAAGGCATTTTGTTTAATAAGGCGGTACAAACTAAGCTTGCCACCCTCCACCAGACTGGTGAAGTCACGCATGCATTTTGGGACAGACTCGTTTTCCGCAAG ATTCAAGCTGTTCTTGGTGGGCGTATCAAACTCGTAACCAGCGGATCGGCACCCATCAGTTCTGATGTAATGGATTTCCTCAAAATTGCATTTGCATGCGAAGTTGCAGAAG GAAGTGGTACGGTTGGGCCTCCCCAGCCTATCAACGAAATCAAATTGGTCGATGTGCCCGCCATGAATTATACTTCTGAGGATAAACCTAACCCCAGAGGAGAGTTGTGCGTACGCGGTGCAAACTGTTTCACTACGTATTATAAGG ACGAAAAGAATACCAAGGAAACCGTGGATGAAGAAGGCTGGGTTCACACCGGAGATGTCGTGGAACTTGACTCATGTGGTCGTGTAAAGATCATCGATCGTGTCAAG AACATCATGAAACTTGCTCAGGGAGAGTATGTCGCGTTGGAGAAGATTGAGAATGTTTATAGCAGCACGCCGTTGATTGCGCAGATTTATGTCCACAGTGATGGTCTGCAGTCGTTCTTGATCGCAGTCATTGTACCCGATCCAGTCCAATTTTCTGGCATTGTTTCCAGCGTCACGGGCAATAAGGTCGCCCCAGAGGACGTCGCCGCTCTTGCCGCTGCCTGCAAGGATAGTCGTGTCATTAGCCACGTCGAATCACTGTTGATGAAAATCGGGAAGCAGAATGGCCTCAAAGG ATTCGAAATTGTCAAGCGAGTTCACCTCAGTCTTACCATGTTCAGCGTGGAGAATAACACTTTGACGCCTACGATGAAAGTTCGCCGCAAAGATGCGTACAACATGTACAAAAAGGAGTTGGACGCGCTATATGCTCTTGGAGAGCCATCCTCTAAACTCTAA
- a CDS encoding Programmed cell death protein 6, whose translation MYSGYNPPPRPHYHSNTPESHYGRPAYPQAQPGFQQPYGPPPGADPQLWQWFSNVDTDRSGSITVTELQSALVNGNWTRFDLDTVKMLMAIFDTDRSGTINYNEFAGLWKYITDWQNVFRHFDRDRSGSIEGRELAEALQSFGYNLSPQLLSLVEHKYSSEPVSGYGPPPGITFDRFVRACVSVKSLTEAFQRVDTDRDGWVQISYDQFMNIVLSAP comes from the exons ATGTACTCTGGATATAACCCACCACCTCGACCTCATTATCACTCCAACACGCCCGAATCACATTATGGGCGTCCGGCctatcctcaggctcaacCAGGTTTTCAGCAGCCTTATGGTCCGCCACCAGGAGCAGACCCTCAATTGTGGCAGTGGTTTTCTAACGTAGACACGGATCGATCTGGATCCATAACGGTCACGGAACTACAAAGTGCTCTTGTTAATG GAAACTGGACGA GATTTGATCTTGATACCGTCAAAATGTTGATGGCGATATTT GACACAGATAGAAGCGGAACGATAAATTACAATG agtttgctgggctttGGAAATACATTACAGACTGGCAAAATGTCTTCCGTCACTTCGACCGCGACAGATCTGGGTCGATCGAAGGAAGGGAACTGGCCGAAGCGCTCCAGAGCTTTGGATATAACTTGTCGCCTCAGCTTCTTTCACTTGTTGAACACAAATATT CTTCAGAGCCTGTTTCTGGCTACGGCCCTCCGCCTGGCATTACCTTTGACCGCTTTGTACGGGCGTGTGTATCGGTGAAATCATTGACCGAGGCCTTCCAGAG AGTTGATACCGACCGCGATGGCTGGGTACAGATAAGTTATGACCAGTTCATGAAC ATTGTGCTTAGCGCCCCTTGA
- a CDS encoding Nucleolar protein 16 gives MANPRQRRKQRSSSHRAVSHSRHAKRNLKKTPPIRGPKALQDAWDKTKTVRQNYAQLGLVVTLDPLASGGIEKPLGRESASMDTTHDYEPVASTSTAPTSQPNVPVGFGRIKRDADGTILGFELNESVQEEATPKTRDLEEELESRMDQDVRQKWSTHFSSQIGQRDENLIKSLEEISGRATGTTTLSIPISGAGHRHASSGELKYLQPLIAKYGDKVESMANDLKLNPEQRTAGQLRRALRKLQ, from the exons ATGGCGAATCCTCGACAACGTCGCAAACAACGCTCTTCCTCCCACAGAGCTGTTTCTCACTCACGGCATGCAAAAAGGAATCTGAAGAAAACACCCC CCATTCGTGGTCCTAAGGCATTGCAAGACGCATGGGATAAGACAAAAACAGTCCGCCAAAA TTATGCACAACTTGGATTAGTTGTTACCCTAGACCCATTAGCGAGTGGCGGGATTGAGAAGCCGCTTGGACGAGAATCTGCTTCTATGGACACTACTCATGATTATGAGCCTGTcgcatcgacatcgactgCGCCTACCTCCCAACCAAATGTACCAGTCGGATTTGGTAGAATCAAGAGGGATGCTGACGGAACTATACTGGGATTCGAATTGAACGAGAGTGTACAAGAAGAGGCCACCCCAAAGACCCGTGATTTGGAAGAAGAACTTGAATCGCGCATGGACCAGGACGTACGTCAAAAATGGTCGACTCATTTTTCATCTCAAATCGGTCAAAGAGATGAAAATCTGATAAAGA GTTTAGAGGAAATATCAGGGCGAGCgacagggaccaccacactATCTATTCCTATATCCGGGGCGGGACATCGACACGCGTCTTCTGGGGAACTAAAATATTTGCAGCCTCTGATAGCAAAATACGGCGACAAAGTCGAGTCAATGGCCAACGATCTGAAACTGAATCCCGAACAAAGAACAGCCGGGCAGCTGAGGAGGGCGTTACGAAAGTTGCAGTAG